A stretch of Paludisphaera borealis DNA encodes these proteins:
- a CDS encoding type VI secretion protein IcmF/TssM N-terminal domain-containing protein encodes MLRSYLNTHVMMIVFGGLAAITAGAVFMWSKHPVRWILVLLTIGLLYLLFILFNPDDLSLDPQLPGEFYWWLRPWLLVLSLIVLYAVPHLVGALYWNRRGGDGSDDASTSRFPDLESAWDEVLNRLSQAHYDAANQNLFLLMSTDESLAAGLVKASAMNLFVAAPTAADAPIHAYASADGLFLSCAGASAWGRQDGEGTARLEFLCRKIAALNPEQPTLRGIAVLFPKEKATAPETLKQIGPLRNDLQTIQSELQVRCPVIAVLCSQESGSGFNEFAARMPASLRNNRCGFSTPVLQGFNHGVAERGLRWYAQWLQSWSLNLMVQDYVASEGNSKLVEMNAEMRRDLAALCTLVETAFSTHARSQPVMVRGCYFATIGPEPENHAFVAGLVRGARSKMIGDAPLTSWASEADVLDRRYKLAALALGLTAAAIALPIWLFRVLPKLNTPTPGLPNGLGWLGWSGLGLLALVWGGGLLYPRIRGRRTAAAAS; translated from the coding sequence TTGCTCAGGTCGTATCTCAATACCCACGTCATGATGATCGTGTTCGGGGGCCTCGCCGCGATTACCGCCGGCGCGGTCTTCATGTGGTCCAAACATCCGGTGCGCTGGATCCTGGTCCTGCTCACCATCGGACTGCTTTACCTGCTTTTCATTCTCTTCAACCCTGACGACCTGAGCCTCGATCCGCAGCTTCCGGGCGAGTTCTACTGGTGGCTGCGCCCCTGGCTGCTCGTCCTCAGCCTGATCGTGCTCTACGCCGTTCCCCATCTGGTCGGCGCGCTCTACTGGAACCGCCGAGGCGGGGACGGCTCAGACGACGCCTCGACGTCGCGGTTTCCGGATCTTGAGTCGGCGTGGGACGAAGTCCTCAACCGGCTCAGTCAGGCGCACTACGACGCCGCGAACCAGAACCTGTTTCTCTTGATGTCCACCGATGAATCGCTGGCCGCCGGACTGGTCAAGGCGTCGGCCATGAACCTGTTCGTGGCGGCGCCGACCGCGGCCGATGCGCCGATCCACGCTTACGCCTCGGCGGACGGCCTCTTTCTGAGCTGCGCGGGGGCCTCGGCCTGGGGCCGTCAAGACGGAGAGGGAACGGCGCGTCTCGAATTCCTCTGCCGCAAGATCGCGGCCCTCAACCCCGAGCAGCCGACGCTGCGGGGGATCGCCGTTCTCTTCCCGAAGGAGAAGGCGACGGCGCCCGAAACGCTCAAGCAGATCGGCCCGTTGCGCAACGACCTCCAGACGATCCAGAGCGAGCTCCAGGTTCGCTGTCCCGTGATCGCCGTCCTCTGTTCGCAAGAATCGGGCTCGGGGTTCAACGAGTTCGCCGCGCGGATGCCCGCGAGTCTGCGCAACAACCGTTGCGGCTTCTCGACGCCGGTGCTCCAGGGTTTCAATCACGGCGTCGCCGAGCGCGGCCTCCGGTGGTACGCCCAGTGGCTCCAGAGCTGGTCGCTCAACTTGATGGTCCAGGACTACGTGGCCAGCGAGGGCAACAGCAAGCTCGTCGAGATGAACGCCGAGATGCGACGCGACCTCGCCGCCCTTTGCACCCTGGTCGAAACCGCGTTTTCGACGCACGCTCGATCCCAGCCCGTGATGGTTCGCGGGTGCTATTTCGCCACCATCGGCCCCGAGCCGGAAAATCACGCGTTCGTCGCTGGGCTGGTGCGCGGCGCTCGCAGCAAGATGATCGGCGACGCACCGCTCACTTCCTGGGCGAGTGAGGCGGACGTGCTCGACCGCCGCTACAAGCTCGCGGCCCTTGCACTCGGCCTCACCGCCGCCGCGATCGCGTTGCCGATCTGGCTGTTTCGCGTCTTGCCCAAACTGAACACCCCCACGCCGGGCTTGCCCAACGGCCTGGGCTGGCTCGGCTGGTCGGGCCTGGGGTTGCTCGCATTGGTCTGGGGGGGCGGCCTGCTGTATCCGAGGATTCGCGGGCGACGCACAGCGGCAGCGGCGAGTTGA
- the tssC gene encoding type VI secretion system contractile sheath large subunit: MSTGDSPSASKASAQPASAEAQNGESLLDEILKVNRVRDAEPELRKYHSDLVGQLVEDIMAGEMKVSPDIERMLNERIAEIDELLSAQLNAIMHDPEFQKLEGSWRGLNYLVMESETSTTLQLRVLNTSKKELLRDLERAKEFDQSALFKKVYSSEYDVFGGTPYGALIGDFEFGKHPQDLALLKRISQVAAAAHAPFISAAEPEMFGWESYTELPHTRDLAEIFRTREYDKWKSFRESEDSRYVGLCLPRTLSRLPYGQKTVPVDSFNFEEDVDGRTHEKYLWSNAAYAMGARLTDAFAKYGWCAWIRGVENGGLVQDLPVHTFHTDDGEIAAKCPTEVIVTGRREKEMADLGFIALTHCKNTDYAAFFSAQSCQKPFEYDTDEATANARLSTQLPYILMTSRFAHYLKSIARDKIGSFMSRKDCEMWLNRWINNYVSNDETASENTKREKPLFDARIDVEDDPSRPGCYRAIAFLRPHYQLEELTVSLRLVSELPTGASR; encoded by the coding sequence ATGAGCACCGGCGACAGTCCCAGCGCCTCGAAGGCGTCGGCCCAACCCGCGAGCGCCGAAGCGCAAAACGGTGAGAGCCTGCTCGACGAGATCCTCAAGGTCAACCGCGTCCGCGACGCCGAGCCCGAGCTGCGCAAGTACCACTCCGACCTGGTCGGCCAGCTCGTCGAGGACATCATGGCCGGTGAGATGAAAGTCTCGCCGGACATCGAACGCATGCTCAACGAGCGGATCGCCGAGATCGACGAGCTCTTGAGCGCCCAACTTAATGCGATCATGCACGACCCCGAGTTCCAGAAGCTCGAGGGTTCATGGCGGGGTCTGAATTACCTGGTCATGGAGTCCGAGACCAGCACGACGCTTCAGCTCCGCGTCCTCAACACCAGCAAGAAGGAGTTGCTCCGCGATCTCGAACGCGCCAAAGAATTCGACCAGAGCGCCTTGTTCAAGAAGGTCTACTCGTCGGAGTACGACGTTTTCGGGGGAACGCCCTACGGCGCCCTGATCGGCGATTTCGAGTTCGGTAAGCATCCCCAGGACCTGGCCTTGCTCAAGCGGATCTCGCAGGTCGCGGCGGCGGCGCACGCGCCGTTCATCTCGGCCGCCGAGCCCGAGATGTTCGGCTGGGAGAGCTACACCGAGCTGCCGCACACCCGCGATCTGGCCGAAATTTTTCGGACCCGCGAGTACGACAAGTGGAAGTCGTTCCGCGAGAGCGAGGATTCGCGGTACGTCGGGCTCTGCCTCCCGCGCACCCTGAGCCGCCTCCCCTACGGCCAGAAGACCGTCCCGGTCGATTCGTTCAATTTCGAGGAGGACGTGGACGGTCGAACGCATGAAAAATACCTCTGGAGCAATGCGGCCTATGCGATGGGCGCGCGATTGACCGACGCGTTCGCCAAATACGGCTGGTGCGCCTGGATCCGAGGGGTCGAGAACGGGGGACTGGTGCAGGATCTTCCGGTCCACACGTTCCACACCGACGACGGCGAGATCGCCGCCAAGTGCCCCACCGAGGTGATCGTGACCGGTCGGCGCGAGAAGGAGATGGCCGATCTCGGCTTCATCGCTCTGACTCACTGCAAGAATACCGACTACGCCGCGTTCTTCTCGGCTCAGTCGTGCCAGAAGCCGTTCGAGTACGACACCGATGAGGCCACGGCCAACGCCCGGCTCTCGACGCAGCTTCCTTACATTCTGATGACCTCGCGGTTCGCTCACTACCTCAAGTCGATCGCCCGCGACAAGATCGGGTCGTTCATGAGCCGTAAGGACTGCGAGATGTGGCTGAATCGGTGGATCAACAACTACGTCTCGAACGACGAAACGGCGTCGGAGAACACCAAGCGCGAGAAGCCGTTGTTCGACGCCCGCATCGACGTCGAAGACGACCCCAGCCGGCCTGGATGCTATCGCGCCATCGCCTTTCTCCGCCCGCACTACCAGCTCGAAGAGCTGACGGTGTCGCTGAGACTCGTCTCCGAACTGCCCACCGGGGCCTCGCGTTAA
- the tssG gene encoding type VI secretion system baseplate subunit TssG, which yields MATSQRRSDVALIERLFEEPFRFDFFQAVRLLERIGKARAPVGFDGPYARETVRFAQHVSMNFPASAIDTLERDAQNDDAPPRMVTSFIGLLGASGALPTVYTEELVGPRGKNRGPAVDFFNLFHHRIVSLFYRAWEKYHLPTQWEKSLDRDRRPGGDDEDRFTASLFHLLGLGLGSLRERQGFDDESLLFYTGVFAQQHRSAVMLERLIADCFGHPAEVLSFTGQWLRLRPEEQSRMGRTGGFNRLGRDAVAGRKVWDVQSKFRLRLGPLTFTAFREFLPDGAASNHLMSLVRFYTRSELDFDVQLILKKEDVPMCELSRGPTAARLGRTSWLKRREFEYDAGDAIFKPGR from the coding sequence ATGGCCACCTCGCAGCGGCGATCGGATGTTGCTCTGATCGAACGGCTCTTCGAAGAGCCGTTTCGATTCGACTTTTTTCAAGCCGTCCGCCTCCTGGAACGGATCGGGAAGGCGCGCGCGCCGGTCGGCTTCGACGGCCCGTACGCGCGAGAGACCGTCCGGTTCGCTCAGCACGTCTCGATGAACTTCCCCGCGAGCGCCATCGACACCCTGGAACGCGACGCGCAAAACGACGACGCGCCGCCGCGGATGGTCACCTCGTTCATCGGGCTCCTCGGGGCCTCCGGCGCCTTGCCGACCGTCTACACCGAGGAACTCGTCGGCCCGCGCGGCAAGAATCGCGGCCCCGCGGTCGATTTCTTCAACCTGTTCCACCACCGCATCGTCTCGCTCTTCTACCGGGCCTGGGAGAAGTACCATCTCCCCACGCAGTGGGAGAAGAGCCTCGATCGCGACCGGCGGCCCGGCGGCGACGACGAAGATCGATTCACCGCCAGCCTGTTTCACCTGCTGGGCCTCGGCCTGGGATCGCTGCGCGAGCGTCAGGGCTTCGACGACGAATCGTTGCTGTTCTACACGGGGGTCTTCGCGCAGCAACACCGGTCGGCCGTCATGCTCGAACGGCTGATCGCCGACTGTTTCGGTCACCCGGCCGAAGTCCTCTCGTTCACGGGGCAGTGGCTCCGCCTCCGCCCCGAGGAGCAGTCGCGCATGGGCCGCACCGGCGGGTTCAACCGGCTGGGCCGAGACGCCGTCGCCGGCCGCAAGGTTTGGGACGTCCAGAGCAAGTTCCGGCTGAGGCTGGGGCCGCTCACATTCACCGCGTTCCGCGAGTTCCTTCCCGACGGCGCCGCGTCGAACCACTTGATGAGCTTGGTGCGGTTCTACACCCGGTCGGAGCTGGATTTCGACGTTCAACTGATCCTCAAGAAGGAGGACGTACCGATGTGCGAGCTCTCGCGGGGGCCGACGGCCGCGCGACTGGGCCGCACGTCGTGGTTGAAGCGGCGCGAGTTCGAGTACGACGCGGGAGACGCGATCTTCAAGCCCGGTCGATGA
- a CDS encoding methyltransferase regulatory domain-containing protein has product MLNDGSSSYDELPYSDNCFYYTHPDHMATVAALHGLSPSAVERCRVLELGCAMGGNLIPMAIKFPDAQFVGIDLSARQIGVGRSVVEKLGLRNVDLRTMSIADVDDRLGRFDYIVCHGVFSWVPAPVRDKILAIFSANLAPEGIAYVSYNTYPGWHARGLARDLMAFHVRNATELRDSVQEARAFLTDLVEVIPDQSTAYSAILRAEGEFLSGVDDTYLYHEHLEETNNPLYFHQFMSAARAKGLDFLAEAKTPGLISHLPQEARERIEQWGKDEVAREQYVDFVTNRTFRRTYLCHEGAKREGAPASSAVASLCVGTLIMPESTDPDVLSDSPETFRVSDQGATMTSNHPLLKTALVELSRARPRLLPFDVLFDRVWARLKPRHGDLPEPEQARRFLCDALIRGFAVDLISLNVHPPSFTVEPGDLPVVSPLARLQAERGERFTNLQGRTVEPEPFDRIVLRLLDGTRTRSQVVETIKARVASGELSISDGDEQPVGDDATIDRAIQSEFEVSLRRLTAMALLIA; this is encoded by the coding sequence ATGCTCAATGACGGTTCGAGCAGCTACGACGAACTCCCGTATTCGGACAACTGCTTCTACTACACACATCCCGACCACATGGCCACCGTGGCGGCCCTGCACGGGCTTTCGCCGTCGGCGGTGGAGCGTTGCCGCGTCCTGGAGTTGGGCTGCGCGATGGGGGGCAACCTGATCCCGATGGCGATCAAGTTTCCCGACGCGCAGTTCGTCGGGATCGACCTCTCGGCGCGTCAGATCGGCGTGGGACGGTCGGTCGTCGAGAAGCTCGGCTTGCGCAACGTCGACCTCCGCACCATGAGCATCGCCGATGTCGACGACCGCCTGGGCCGTTTCGACTACATCGTCTGCCACGGCGTCTTCTCCTGGGTTCCCGCGCCGGTTCGCGACAAGATCCTGGCGATCTTCTCCGCAAACCTGGCGCCCGAGGGGATCGCCTACGTCAGCTATAACACCTATCCCGGCTGGCACGCGCGGGGGCTGGCTCGCGACCTGATGGCGTTTCACGTCCGCAACGCGACCGAGCTGCGCGATTCGGTCCAGGAGGCTCGCGCCTTCCTCACCGATCTGGTGGAGGTGATTCCCGATCAGTCGACGGCCTATTCGGCCATCCTCCGCGCGGAGGGGGAGTTCCTGAGCGGCGTCGACGACACCTATCTCTATCATGAGCATCTGGAAGAAACGAACAACCCCCTCTATTTTCACCAGTTCATGAGCGCCGCGAGGGCGAAGGGGCTCGATTTTCTCGCGGAAGCCAAGACGCCCGGCCTGATCTCCCACCTGCCCCAGGAAGCGCGCGAGCGGATCGAGCAATGGGGCAAGGATGAAGTCGCGCGCGAGCAGTACGTCGATTTCGTCACCAACCGGACCTTTCGTCGGACATATCTCTGTCATGAAGGGGCCAAGCGCGAGGGGGCGCCCGCATCATCGGCCGTCGCGTCCCTGTGCGTCGGCACCCTGATCATGCCTGAGTCGACCGATCCCGACGTTCTCTCCGACAGTCCCGAGACGTTTCGGGTGAGCGACCAGGGCGCCACGATGACGTCCAACCATCCGCTGCTCAAAACGGCCCTGGTGGAATTGTCCCGGGCGCGGCCGCGGTTGTTGCCGTTCGACGTCCTCTTCGACCGGGTCTGGGCGCGCCTGAAACCGCGCCACGGCGATTTGCCGGAGCCCGAGCAGGCGCGTCGGTTTCTCTGCGACGCGCTGATTCGCGGGTTCGCCGTCGATCTGATTTCGCTGAACGTCCACCCGCCTAGCTTCACCGTTGAGCCGGGCGACCTGCCCGTGGTCAGCCCTCTCGCCCGACTTCAGGCCGAGCGGGGCGAACGGTTCACGAATCTGCAGGGCCGCACCGTCGAGCCCGAGCCCTTCGATCGGATCGTGCTGCGACTGCTCGACGGCACGAGGACCCGCTCGCAGGTGGTCGAGACGATCAAGGCGCGCGTGGCGTCCGGTGAGCTGTCGATCTCCGACGGCGACGAGCAGCCTGTCGGCGACGACGCCACGATCGACCGCGCGATCCAGTCCGAGTTCGAGGTCAGCCTGCGGCG
- the tssK gene encoding type VI secretion system baseplate subunit TssK produces the protein MPKRPVHWFEGMFLKPHHFQAADRYTRERIRESEDWLHPHDWGLRSVRFDEDAIANYTLRLTSCQARFKDGTTLSIPEEAALDPLELRPVLSQQAETMVYLAIPSWQPSRANAQRAATEQSPRYLVGGMECPDENTGGDEEEIDFRNIQARLIVKSQLTPGYEILPLAQISRSAGDKAPPRVDRAYVPPVLGVDAWASLYDDVQALFRQIEAWLDQEAAQVVGRKIAFDSQVLGDAERILKLSVLNTASAVWQSILFTRGLHPMLMYQELCRLLGQLSIFGETRRPIKIPSYDHDDIGPIYAKVIAEIRRLLGELGQVPFDKRYFKLEGPRFQVHLDPDWTLETSKLYLGVETTELNDSECDMLMRSTDWKLGSGEQVETIFKTGNAGLSMKPLNRIPPALPGGVVYFEIVRHPEFWKDVVRTGTLGLRFKLERGKFLSAQMLALTNPTTQRSVNLQFAVFVVKNR, from the coding sequence ATGCCCAAGCGGCCGGTACACTGGTTCGAGGGGATGTTCCTCAAACCCCACCATTTTCAGGCGGCCGACCGATATACGCGGGAGCGAATCCGCGAATCGGAAGACTGGCTGCACCCCCACGACTGGGGTCTTCGCTCCGTCCGGTTCGATGAAGACGCGATCGCCAACTACACCCTCCGGCTCACCTCGTGTCAGGCGCGCTTCAAGGACGGCACGACGCTCTCGATCCCCGAGGAAGCAGCCCTCGACCCGCTCGAGCTGAGGCCGGTGCTGAGCCAGCAGGCCGAGACCATGGTCTACCTGGCCATACCGTCCTGGCAGCCGAGTCGGGCCAACGCGCAGCGAGCGGCGACGGAACAGTCTCCACGGTACCTGGTCGGCGGCATGGAGTGTCCGGACGAGAACACCGGCGGCGACGAAGAGGAAATCGACTTCCGCAACATCCAGGCCCGGCTGATCGTCAAGAGCCAGCTTACTCCGGGTTACGAGATCCTGCCGCTCGCCCAGATTTCGCGGTCCGCGGGCGACAAGGCCCCTCCCCGCGTCGATCGCGCCTACGTCCCCCCGGTGCTCGGCGTCGACGCCTGGGCCTCGCTGTACGACGACGTTCAGGCGCTGTTCCGGCAGATCGAAGCCTGGCTCGACCAGGAGGCCGCGCAGGTCGTCGGTCGCAAGATCGCCTTCGACAGCCAGGTGCTGGGAGACGCCGAGCGGATCCTCAAGCTCTCGGTCCTGAACACTGCATCCGCCGTCTGGCAGTCGATTCTCTTCACGCGCGGCCTCCACCCGATGCTGATGTACCAGGAGCTTTGCCGGCTGCTCGGCCAGCTCTCGATCTTCGGCGAGACGCGACGTCCGATCAAGATTCCCAGCTACGACCACGACGACATCGGCCCGATCTACGCCAAGGTGATCGCCGAAATCCGCCGCCTCCTCGGCGAGCTGGGTCAGGTTCCGTTCGACAAGCGCTACTTCAAGCTCGAAGGGCCCCGGTTCCAGGTTCATCTCGACCCGGACTGGACGCTCGAAACGTCCAAGCTCTACCTCGGCGTCGAGACGACCGAGCTGAACGACTCGGAATGCGACATGCTGATGCGGTCCACCGATTGGAAGCTCGGCAGCGGCGAGCAGGTGGAAACCATCTTCAAGACGGGCAATGCCGGACTGAGCATGAAGCCGCTCAACCGGATCCCCCCGGCGCTTCCCGGCGGCGTCGTCTATTTCGAGATCGTCCGCCACCCGGAATTCTGGAAAGACGTCGTTCGCACGGGAACGCTCGGGCTCCGCTTCAAACTCGAACGGGGCAAATTCTTGAGCGCCCAGATGCTCGCCCTGACCAACCCGACCACTCAGCGCTCGGTGAACCTTCAGTTCGCCGTGTTCGTCGTCAAGAACCGTTGA
- the tssE gene encoding type VI secretion system baseplate subunit TssE produces the protein MARTSARMRFPHSLWDRLTNPDLIRAAEDESSQSSRMEKLKQEVRTHLEWLLNTRCCLPMSLEGLETLESSLVAYGLPDISSLRSGSTKDREQLEHMLENAIRRFEPRLENVRVDFNPSEQDRSRSTIHYRVSAVLKIKPFNQPVLFDTVLEVGSKSFMVRGDG, from the coding sequence ATGGCGCGAACTTCCGCGAGAATGCGGTTTCCGCATTCGCTCTGGGATCGACTGACCAACCCCGACCTGATTCGGGCGGCCGAGGACGAGTCGTCCCAGAGCAGCCGGATGGAGAAGCTCAAGCAAGAGGTTCGCACGCACCTGGAATGGCTGCTGAACACGCGTTGCTGTCTGCCCATGTCGCTCGAGGGCCTCGAAACCCTGGAAAGCTCGCTGGTCGCGTACGGCCTGCCCGACATCTCGAGTCTGCGGTCCGGCTCGACCAAGGACCGGGAGCAGCTCGAGCACATGCTCGAAAACGCCATCCGCAGGTTCGAACCGCGGCTGGAAAACGTCAGGGTCGATTTCAACCCGTCCGAGCAGGACAGGTCGCGTTCGACGATCCATTACCGGGTGTCCGCGGTGCTCAAGATCAAGCCGTTCAACCAACCCGTCCTCTTCGACACCGTGCTCGAGGTGGGAAGCAAGTCGTTCATGGTTCGGGGCGACGGGTGA
- the tssF gene encoding type VI secretion system baseplate subunit TssF: MRVTDEFLDYYNRELVFLRDMGDHFAKANPHVAGLLALSTGRCEDPHVERLMQSFAFLTARIRKKIDDEYPEITNALLSVVYPHYLRPLPSMTVVQFEGSNDPTKTVAGQPIPRGTPLKSVVASRGVRCQFQTAYPVTLWPLSVESAVMVPDRVVQTGKPVAAVGLLKLTLKCTAPGGWESLKGLRSIRFFLDGNEPIPSILYECLFSRLCEIWVMGKTGDQDAFKRVLPREAVRPVGFARDEHLYPYPDHAFPGYRLLQEFFAFPQKYLFFDLLLNGPEEDERSFLPPGKLDGTIEIRFWLDSPPRSDVTVRPDNFRLGCTPAVNLFRWVPEPIPMTHLQTEYRVLADVEHPMDYEVFSVDRVVSSGSYLEEAYEFEPFYAMRHASRLSERTAYWFATRQPSLQDGGTEVMLSFSDSNFHPLSPAVEKITTYLTCSNRDLPTSLPFGGEQGCLEPEAEAAVGLARMLMKPTSPLRSPTGRSAQWRLISQLGLNHLSLMAEGGESDAGSGPVGAEPLRELLTLYDFAGTTATRKMIQGVLDVSHARIAARVAHPDRGAEGDPATARARRLRLLGKPLSLGLEIKVHFDEEAYPGAMAYLMATVLDRFLGAYVSINAFTQLVATSKQRQGAWRWPPRSGDRMLL; the protein is encoded by the coding sequence GTGAGAGTCACCGACGAATTCCTCGACTATTACAACCGGGAGCTGGTGTTCCTCCGCGACATGGGGGACCATTTCGCCAAGGCCAACCCTCACGTGGCGGGCCTGCTCGCGCTTTCCACGGGGCGTTGCGAAGATCCTCACGTCGAGCGTCTGATGCAGTCGTTCGCCTTCCTCACGGCGCGGATTCGCAAGAAGATCGACGACGAGTATCCGGAGATCACCAACGCCTTGCTGTCGGTGGTCTACCCTCATTATTTGCGGCCGTTGCCGTCGATGACGGTCGTCCAGTTCGAAGGCTCGAACGACCCGACCAAGACGGTCGCCGGCCAACCGATCCCGCGCGGGACGCCGCTCAAATCGGTCGTCGCCAGTCGAGGAGTGCGCTGCCAGTTCCAGACGGCTTACCCGGTGACGCTCTGGCCGCTGTCGGTCGAGTCGGCGGTCATGGTGCCCGACCGCGTGGTTCAGACCGGCAAGCCGGTGGCCGCAGTGGGCCTGCTCAAGCTTACGCTCAAGTGCACCGCGCCCGGCGGCTGGGAATCGCTCAAGGGGCTTCGGTCGATACGGTTCTTCCTGGACGGGAACGAGCCGATTCCGTCGATCCTCTACGAATGCCTGTTCAGCCGGCTCTGCGAAATCTGGGTGATGGGCAAGACGGGCGATCAAGACGCCTTCAAGCGCGTCTTGCCGCGCGAGGCGGTCAGGCCGGTCGGCTTCGCGCGCGACGAGCATCTGTATCCCTATCCCGATCATGCGTTTCCCGGCTATCGCCTGCTCCAGGAATTCTTCGCGTTTCCGCAGAAGTACCTCTTCTTCGACCTGTTGCTGAACGGGCCGGAGGAAGACGAGCGATCGTTCTTGCCGCCGGGGAAGCTTGACGGGACGATCGAGATCCGGTTCTGGCTCGACAGCCCTCCCCGATCCGACGTCACCGTTCGTCCCGACAACTTCCGGCTCGGCTGCACGCCCGCGGTGAACCTGTTCCGCTGGGTTCCCGAGCCGATCCCGATGACCCACCTCCAGACCGAGTACCGCGTGCTGGCGGACGTCGAGCATCCCATGGACTACGAGGTGTTCTCGGTGGACCGGGTGGTCAGCTCGGGTTCCTACCTGGAGGAGGCCTACGAGTTCGAGCCCTTCTACGCGATGCGGCACGCGTCCCGGCTATCGGAGCGCACGGCGTACTGGTTCGCGACTCGGCAGCCGTCGCTTCAGGACGGGGGGACGGAGGTGATGCTCTCGTTCTCCGACTCGAATTTCCATCCACTCAGCCCGGCCGTAGAGAAGATCACGACCTATCTGACGTGCAGCAACCGCGACTTGCCGACGTCGCTCCCGTTCGGCGGCGAGCAAGGCTGCCTGGAGCCGGAGGCCGAGGCCGCGGTGGGACTCGCTCGAATGCTCATGAAACCGACCTCGCCGTTGCGGTCGCCGACTGGCCGCTCGGCTCAATGGCGGCTGATCTCGCAATTGGGGCTCAACCACCTGTCGCTCATGGCCGAGGGGGGCGAGTCCGACGCCGGGAGCGGACCGGTCGGCGCCGAGCCCCTCCGTGAGCTCTTGACGCTCTACGACTTCGCGGGCACCACGGCGACTCGTAAAATGATCCAGGGGGTCCTCGACGTTTCGCACGCTCGGATCGCCGCGCGGGTCGCGCATCCCGATCGCGGCGCGGAGGGCGATCCAGCGACCGCCCGGGCGCGTAGGCTGCGGCTCCTGGGCAAGCCCCTGTCGCTGGGCCTCGAAATCAAAGTCCATTTCGACGAGGAGGCGTATCCCGGCGCGATGGCCTACCTGATGGCGACGGTCCTCGATCGTTTCCTCGGCGCGTACGTCAGCATCAACGCGTTCACGCAACTCGTCGCAACCAGCAAGCAAAGGCAGGGAGCCTGGCGATGGCCACCTCGCAGCGGCGATCGGATGTTGCTCTGA
- a CDS encoding DotU family type IV/VI secretion system protein, which yields MTDAFADLVMPIFHRVIDLQNRLSRGEPKTLDEVMHLTRGWIDEAGRRAVANPELGRSFDRARFGLVAWIDEALTNSEWGRSSGWGSEEHVLEWFMFNSRGRAYLFYQHADEAEAHGDMDALEVYLFCVTLGFVGERVYDPEQLTAWVERVYGRVSESSSVASKPFPEEDGAGAGFGPLKGPSLLVAASILFAVTALFTLAAYLFAVHYSYNPTG from the coding sequence ATGACAGACGCCTTCGCAGACCTGGTGATGCCGATCTTCCACCGGGTCATCGACCTTCAAAACCGTCTAAGCAGGGGTGAGCCGAAGACCCTCGACGAGGTCATGCACCTGACGCGCGGCTGGATCGACGAGGCCGGCCGGCGCGCCGTCGCGAATCCGGAGCTGGGACGGTCGTTCGACCGGGCTCGGTTCGGCCTGGTCGCCTGGATCGACGAGGCGCTGACCAACTCCGAATGGGGACGTTCTTCCGGCTGGGGATCGGAAGAGCACGTCCTGGAGTGGTTCATGTTCAACAGTCGCGGCCGCGCCTACCTCTTTTACCAGCACGCCGACGAAGCCGAAGCGCACGGCGACATGGACGCGCTCGAAGTCTATTTATTCTGCGTCACCCTGGGTTTCGTGGGCGAGCGCGTGTACGACCCGGAACAATTGACCGCGTGGGTCGAACGCGTCTACGGCCGGGTCAGCGAATCCAGCTCGGTCGCTTCCAAGCCGTTTCCCGAAGAGGATGGTGCCGGGGCGGGGTTTGGGCCGCTGAAAGGCCCCTCGCTCCTGGTCGCCGCCAGCATCCTGTTCGCGGTCACGGCGCTGTTTACGCTGGCCGCCTACCTGTTCGCGGTGCATTACAGTTACAACCCGACCGGCTGA
- a CDS encoding Hcp family type VI secretion system effector, whose protein sequence is MAVDYFLKIDGVDGESTDSKHKGEIDVQSWSWGETNSGDAAHRGGMGAGKVSMQDFHFVMSVNKSTPKLMQHCASGEHIKKAVLTCRKAGKEQQEYLKVTLSDLVISSFQTGGSSGDHAVPVDQVSLNFSKIEFEYKEQKADGTLGGSVKGGYNVKENKIV, encoded by the coding sequence ATGGCAGTTGACTATTTTCTGAAGATCGATGGCGTCGACGGTGAATCGACGGACAGCAAGCACAAGGGTGAAATCGACGTTCAGTCCTGGAGTTGGGGAGAGACCAACTCGGGCGATGCGGCCCATCGCGGCGGCATGGGCGCCGGCAAGGTCTCGATGCAGGACTTTCACTTTGTGATGAGCGTCAACAAGTCGACGCCGAAGCTCATGCAGCACTGTGCAAGCGGCGAGCACATCAAGAAGGCCGTCCTCACCTGCCGCAAGGCCGGAAAGGAACAGCAGGAGTATCTCAAGGTCACGCTCAGCGACCTGGTCATCTCCAGCTTCCAGACCGGCGGCTCCAGCGGCGATCACGCCGTCCCTGTCGATCAGGTCAGCCTGAATTTCTCGAAGATTGAGTTCGAGTACAAGGAACAGAAGGCCGACGGCACGCTCGGCGGCTCGGTCAAGGGCGGATACAACGTCAAAGAGAACAAGATCGTCTGA